The Psychrosphaera ytuae genome includes a region encoding these proteins:
- the secG gene encoding preprotein translocase subunit SecG → MYEILIVVYLIVSIALVGMILIQQGKGADMGASFGAGASATLFGSSGSGNFLTKTTAILATLFFVLSIFIGAQTANSVKQEDTWENLEVPAETIPAASEELPVEPTPAENKDEIPVG, encoded by the coding sequence ATGTACGAGATTCTAATTGTAGTTTATTTGATAGTGTCAATTGCCCTAGTTGGCATGATCTTGATTCAACAAGGTAAAGGTGCCGACATGGGCGCATCTTTTGGCGCTGGCGCTTCAGCTACATTGTTCGGTTCAAGTGGTTCAGGTAACTTTTTAACAAAAACAACTGCGATTTTAGCAACTTTGTTCTTTGTATTAAGTATTTTCATCGGTGCTCAAACAGCAAACTCTGTTAAGCAAGAAGACACTTGGGAAAACCTAGAAGTTCCAGCTGAAACAATTCCAGCTGCATCAGAAGAACTTCCAGTTGAGCCAACGCCAGCGGAAAATAAAGACGAGATTCCAGTAGGCTAA